Genomic window (Paraglaciecola psychrophila 170):
TTATTGCGCCTGTTGAACCTGTTATCGAGCCGATAGTCGAGCCGATAGTCGAGCCTATTATTGAGGCGCCGCCTGTTATTTTTATTCCAGAAGTAGTAGAGCAGCAACCTGAGCCCGAAATTATCCCAGAGCCTGAGCCATTAGATACAAGCGATGGCACAGTAAAGACTAAATTATTAGCTCTATCTGACTACGAAGCATTCGCACGTTTGCTGATTGATGAAGCCTTACTAGAGCGCTTTGTAATAATGACTAATACCTTGGCTGATGAAAATTTAGCTGATAACAATAGAGTATTAGTGCAGCCAGAAAAGCCGTTTCGGACTTACAGGCAAGCCGATAAAGAATGGATTGATCCTGCAAGCTTTAAACGTTACGTGCCTTACGTAGAAGTATTTGAGTCCCTTGAAACAGAATCACTATTGCAGTTATATCAAGAATACAAACCAGCTATAGAAAAAATATTTTCTGAAATAAGTAGTCCATCAGATAGTTTTGACGAAAAACTTGAAGAGGCAATAGATGTATTACTAAATACCCCTGAAGTGCCTTTCCCGGTTGAAGTATATTCCGACAGCGTAATGTACAAGTTTGCTGATAAACAACTTGAATCTTTAACTGCTCCTCAAAAACAATTGTTACGCACAGGGCCTGAAAACATGCGCCGTATCAAAACCAAATTACGTGAGATAAAAGAAACACTGTAATGACAACATTCGACTTAGGGACTTTTCAAAAACAAATCAGTTCTCAAAATGCGGCAATGCCTCCTGTAGACAAATGGGATCCTGAATTTTGCGGGGACATTGATATACAAATAAAGCATGACGGCAGTTGGTTTTACATGGGCACACCAATTGGCCGCAAACCCTTAGTGAAACTCTTTGCCAGTGTTTTAAAACGTGAAGAAGAACATTACTTTCTAGTCACACCTGTAGAAAAGGTAGGTATTCAAGTCGAAGACGTACCTTTTCTCGTTACTCAATGGCAGAAAGAGAACGATAAGTTGGTACTTA
Coding sequences:
- a CDS encoding DUF3014 domain-containing protein, yielding MSEESKKSLVPHFVIAAIVLAIVLAVVFWPAEPEPVIIAPVEPVIEPIVEPIVEPIIEAPPVIFIPEVVEQQPEPEIIPEPEPLDTSDGTVKTKLLALSDYEAFARLLIDEALLERFVIMTNTLADENLADNNRVLVQPEKPFRTYRQADKEWIDPASFKRYVPYVEVFESLETESLLQLYQEYKPAIEKIFSEISSPSDSFDEKLEEAIDVLLNTPEVPFPVEVYSDSVMYKFADKQLESLTAPQKQLLRTGPENMRRIKTKLREIKETL
- a CDS encoding DUF1285 domain-containing protein — encoded protein: MTTFDLGTFQKQISSQNAAMPPVDKWDPEFCGDIDIQIKHDGSWFYMGTPIGRKPLVKLFASVLKREEEHYFLVTPVEKVGIQVEDVPFLVTQWQKENDKLVLTTNTGQDLIVSTENPVKIFADKKTGAYLPYALVRRNLWARFHQNVFYQLAELGEEQELDGKRHLIFNSDNYHFSLGEL